One Archangium violaceum genomic window, ACGCTTCCGACGACGTCGGGCACGGCCTTGAACGGCACGGCCAGGATGACGATGTCCGCCCGGGTCGCCTCCTCGACGGAGACCGGGAGGATGTTCTTGCCCAGCTCCTTCTCGAGGCGGGCGAGTGACTCGGGCCCACGGCTGTTGGCGATGAGGACGTCGATGCCCTTGCGGGCGAACTGACGGGCGAGGGCGCTGCCGATCGCACCGGAACCGATGATGGCGTAGGTCATGACGAGCTCCCGACCGGGCAGAGGCGCGTGGGTCGAGGTTCGCCTCGGGCCTCACGTCCTCGCCCCGGTTCGTTGGGGTTGATGAGGAAGATGTAAGGCCATTCACGTGACGACGAAACGGGTATAAGTTGGGTCGAAACGTTCGAGGAAATCGATATGTTCTCAGAGCCTGGAATGCCGACCCTGGACCAGCTGCGGGTCTTCCTGACGGTGGTGGAGGTGGGCAGCTTCGCCGGGGCGGCGCGCCAGCTGGGGCGGGCGACGTCGGTCATCAGCTACACGATCGCCAACCTGGAGGCGCAGCTCGGCGTGTCACTGTTCGACCGCGAGTCGACGCGGAAGCCGCAGCTGACGGAGGCGGGGCGGACGGTGCTGGCGGAGGCGCGCACCGTGTCCAACAGCGTGGATGGGCTGCGCGCCAAGGTGAGGGGCCTTCTCCAGGGACTCGAGGCGGAGCTCCACGTCGTGCTCGACGTGCTGCTGCCCGCGTCGCGCGTGGTCGACGCGCTCAAGGCCTTCCGGGAGCAGTTTCCGACGGTGTCGCTGCACCTGCACATCGAGGCGCTCGGCGCGGTGACACAGCGGGTGCTCGATGGCTCGGCGACGGTCGGCGTCTGCGGACCCATCGAAGTGGCCGCCGACGAGATCGAGCGCATCCGGATTGGCAGTGTTCAGATGCTCCCCGTCGCGGCACCGGATCACCCGCTGGCGAAGGCGAAGCGGAATCGCCCCGGTGCCGGACGCGAGCATGTCCAACTGGTGCTGACGGACCGCTCACAGCTCACGCAAGGCAAGGACTTCGCGGTCCTGGGCAGCCGGACGTGGCGGCTTGCGGACCTGGGCTCCAAGCACATGCTGCTGAGAGAGGGGATTGGCTGGGGCAACATGCCCATCGAGATGATTCGAGAGGACCTCGAATCCGGACGCCTCGTCCACCTGGACATGCCCGATTACAAGGGGGGCATCTACACCTTCGATGCCATCTACCGGGCGGACACTCCGCCGGGGCCGGCCGCCTCCTGGCTCATCTCCCGCTTCAAGGGCCAGGCTTCGGAGTAGGCCAGACTGGAGAGAGCCGCCCTCCACTGGAGAGGAACTCTGTGAGCATAAGCTCTCCTTTCATGGTTACCCCGTCTCCATCACGTACGCCGATGTCGACGAGTACTGCCACGACAAGCAGGGGCTGGAGCAGGCATTGAGCCAACTCCTCGGGCATCCCACGACGGGAGAAGTGGCCCGCGAACCTGCCCGTATGGATGGCGGGCGAGCATCGGGGGATGGCTCCCTGCCATCCCGGGCAGTGCACAGGGTGATTTCATGCTCGGCAACAGAACGTGGGATGACTGGATTTCAGAGTACTCGAAGAGTCATACCCACTCCGTCAATCGCTTCTGCCATACCCTGGGCATTCCGATGATCGCGGCCTCGGTGCCGCTCGCGCTCGCCTCGCCTTTCGTCCCGGGGCTGTGGAAGGTCCCCGCGAGCCTCTTCACGGTGGGCTGGGGCTTCCAGTTCGCCGGCCACGCCTTCGAGCGCAAGCCACCCGAGTTCCTCAAGGACTGGCGCTTCCTCTTCGTGGGCCTGCGCTGGTGGGCCGCCAAGATGGCCGGCCGGGCCTGACGCATACGACGCCTCGAGGGCTCGGCCCCCGTGCGCCTCGTCACCGGCTCCCGGACGAGGCAGCGCCTTCATCCAGCACCTGCGCGCCGACCTTCCTGGCCGCCTCGAGGAGCTCGTCACTGAGGCGCGTGCCGCGAACGGCTCGTGACAACGACAGCGCGCCATACATGAGGGCGAGCAGCGCCAGCGCCTTCTCCCGGGGCTTCTCGCCCGGACCAACGAGGAGGAATCATGAACGGCCGAGTCGCTGCTCCCAAGACCACGCGGCACCTCCAGGAGTTGGAGCAGATCCTTAGCGCGCGCGAGGTGCGCCCGGGTGCCGTGCTCACCCCGGCGTTCGGCGCGAGCTCAGTAATTGGATGCTGAGGCG contains:
- a CDS encoding LysR family transcriptional regulator, with amino-acid sequence MPTLDQLRVFLTVVEVGSFAGAARQLGRATSVISYTIANLEAQLGVSLFDRESTRKPQLTEAGRTVLAEARTVSNSVDGLRAKVRGLLQGLEAELHVVLDVLLPASRVVDALKAFREQFPTVSLHLHIEALGAVTQRVLDGSATVGVCGPIEVAADEIERIRIGSVQMLPVAAPDHPLAKAKRNRPGAGREHVQLVLTDRSQLTQGKDFAVLGSRTWRLADLGSKHMLLREGIGWGNMPIEMIREDLESGRLVHLDMPDYKGGIYTFDAIYRADTPPGPAASWLISRFKGQASE
- a CDS encoding Mpo1-like protein, which codes for MLGNRTWDDWISEYSKSHTHSVNRFCHTLGIPMIAASVPLALASPFVPGLWKVPASLFTVGWGFQFAGHAFERKPPEFLKDWRFLFVGLRWWAAKMAGRA